The stretch of DNA TTCGGTTCGGTTTTTGGCGCCGGTGACGTCACGACCGCGTTGTCCTGGGTCGTCAACAGCAACGCGTTTTCATCGCGAGTGACCAGCTTCCTCGAATTGCTGGCCGCCGACCCAACGGTCGTCCAGCCGCCATCGGCATCGCTTTCGACCGGCCAGTGGGACGGCGTGACGATCCGCGAAGGTGCGGACGATCGCAACGTGGCTGCGTTTGCCGAACAAGAACCGGTTCGCATGACGGTGTTCGAAAACAACGCCATCCCCGGCCAAGCTCAATACCTTGGTCAATTGGCACCGAACGAACAGTCCGGTGATGAAAATCGTCGCCTGGGATTCATCGTCGACGGTGCGATCACCACCCGCGACGACATCGACGTTTATTCGTTTGTCGCCGAAAGCGGCACCGAAGTCTGGCTGGACATCGACCGAACCAGCAATAGCTTGGACACGGTGATCGAGTTGGTCGACATCAACGGAAACGTGTTGGCGGCCTCGAATGATTCGTTGCTGGCCGAACAAGATCCGTCACTCGGCTTGTACGTATCACCGCTGCTCGACAGCGACTCGGCACAAGCGTTGACGGTCAACGAACAACGCGTTCCGGTCGCCCAGTTCACCTTCGACGCGGCGATCGCAAACGCCTCCAGCGGTTCGTTCACGCTAGGACTGGACACCAGTGTCAGCACACAGACGGTCAACGTCAGCGTCAGCAATTTCTTGGCGAACCCGGCGGCCGCGATTGCGAACGCTCTCAACAGCACGTTTTCCAACGAAATCGGCTTCGTTACTGCCCAAACGCTGTCCCGTTCTTCGACGGGCGACTATGCCGTCGAAGTCCACTTTGATCCAGATTTCTTCACCGCGATCGATGTCCCCGGATTCCGGTTGTCAACCGCAGGCGTTTTCCCGTCGATCCCAGCGTCGCCAGCTCCGGTTGTCCAGAATGCCGATTCGGTTCTTCAGGACACCTATTCGTATAACTACAAAGACGCCGGCATGCGAATCCGTTTGCCCGGCGAAACGGGAACGCTCAATCAGTACCATGTCCGTGTCCGCAGTAGTAACACGCAAGACCCCACCGATTTTGCCACGTTGATCGATCCGGCACGTGTCGACGAAGGTTTGACCCGCGGTCGGTACTCGATGCAGATTCGTTTGCGTGAAGCCGACGAGAGTGCCGGCACGCAGGTTCGCCTGACCGACATTCGCTACGCCACCAATGGTTTGCAAATTATCGGCCAGCCGTTGCACTCACAACTGACCGGTGAAGAAGCCGAAACGACCTCGCCGAACGATCAAGCGTCTGACGCCCAGCCGCTTGGTTACTTTAGCGTTGGTGACGACACCAACGCGATCGCCGGCCCACTGCAAAGTGACCGGTTGGCCAAGTCCATCTCTGGCACGATTGACTCGGCGACCGACGTCGACTGGTACTCGTTCCAAGTCCGCTACGATGACTTAACCCGCGACAGCTCGCCGATGTTCTTGTCGACCGTCATCGACTTGGATTACGCGTCGAACTTTGCCCGTAGCGACATGGCTTTGTACGTGTTCGATTCGGCCGGCAACTTGATCTACACCGGAACGGACAGCAACGTCGCGGAGGATCTTCCCGCGTCGCCAACCGACAACAGCACCGATGACCTGAGCCGCGGTGGTGCCGGTAATGAAGACCCCTTCATCGGCTCGGTCGAATTGCCCGAAGGCACCTACTACGTCGCCGTTAGCAACCAGACGCAAGTCCCGCTGGCGATGGATCAATTTTTCAATCCAGCCAGCTCGAACCCGCTTGTGCGTGTCGAACCGATCGCAGCGATCGATCGAGTCGCCGACGACAACATGCAGAACGGTATCCTGTTCGACAACTCGTCGATCGTGCCGTACTCGCTGGATGACGTTTACTTGTACGTCAATACGACCAACGGATTGCACATCGTGAATCCGTTCACCGGTGTCGACTATGGCGAAGTCGGAAACTTTGGTGGCGAAGTCATCCGTGACGCGGCCTTCCGCGCCAACGGCGAACTGTACGCATACACGCAGTTCTCAGGCCGTCCACGGGCCGATGACGCGTACTTCTATGTCCAACTGGATACCGGAACGGGAACGCCGACGACGGTCAACACCGCGCCGATTTTGACGACGTTGGAGTCGAACGTTTCCGAAGCTCCTAACCCAGAAATCTTGGAAGCCGATTCGGATGAAGGCGTCACGATCGAAGCCTTGACGATCCGCGAGTACCTTGATGCCGAACGTGGTTTCTTCGTCGGTAACCGTGCGGTCGCCGGCAATAACGGCATCGACTATCGCTCAAACATTCTTTGGGAATTTGATCCGTCGACCGGCATCGCCAACGGCGATCCCTTCGTCGATCGGTTCGTCGCCGACGCGGGTGCGGGTACCGACCGACGTGAAGTTGGCCAGATCAACACCAGCAGGATTCCCGGCGGTGCGGCGACACAGCTCGGCGTGACCGATGTGGTCAGCATCAATGCCGCGGGGAACTTCATTCAGCAGTTGTTCGACGGAGATGGGTTCTCGATCACCAGTGGAATGGACACCACCGCATTCGAATTTGATTTGGTCGGTGCGGCGGTCCAAGTCACCGGTGCTCCGGTACTTGACGGTGACACGCTGACCGTCGGCGGAACGACGTTCGAATTCGACACCGGTCGCCGCCTACGTCTGTCCAACGTATTCGCCAACGGCGGCTTGGACGTCGGACAACGAGTCATCGTCAATACGCCGAGCGGCACGCGGACGTATGAGTTCATCGCCCAAGGCACCCAGCCGACGATCTCAACCTACATTCCGATCATCGTTCGCGGTGCCGACGGGGTGGGTCGCCCGGTCAACGCCGTCGCGAACGACTTGGCCGCTGCCATCACGCAGTATCAACCCGATGCGGACGTGACCCTGCTGGGTAACGAAGTCGCCTTCGGCCCCGACGCGTTCTTCACCCCGATCGGTGTCGGACTGACAAGCATCGGCTCTGATGGCGTGGCCTTTGGCAATATTCCCGTCTTGGTTGACGAGTCGTTCGATTCCTCTGACGTGCTCGATTCGATTCTCGACGCGTTCGCCAATAATGCGATCACCGCCGATGTCAATGGTTTGACCTTCACCGTCCCCGGTGCGTCAACCGTCATCGTTAACTCTTCCGGCTTGGTCGGCGGCGGAACGATCGGTGTGACGCCAGGTGCCGAAGTCATTCAAATCGAACTCGACGACACCGCTTCCGATGTCGCCCAGAAAGTCACCGACGTGATCAACTCACTCGGGGCTACCTTCACCGCGTCGGAAATGAACCACAGCGTTCAAATCAGCGGCGGCAACATCTCGGTGGCGACCGGCAATCTGGTTGCCGGTGGCTTGCCCCAAGGCGGCCTGATTACCGGTGTCGAAATCGTCGGCAATGACATTTACGCAATCAGCGATGCCGGCAGCCTGTACCGTGTTACCGGGAACGAGTTGATCGCCGGAACCCAGATCATCAGTGGCAATCGCCAGATCGGCAGTTTGGTCAGCACGGCAACTGACCTGCAACGCATCGGCGAACGATTCACCGGCCTACGAGCCGGCCCGAACGATGTCGATGGCGGTATCTACTCAAATGTCTTGTTCGGGATCACACAAAGCGGGAACATCTACGCCTTCAACCTGCAAGGGGAATTGGTTCCTTACTTTGCCGGTGGCCGTTCGATGATTTCGACCGGTATCGAAGATGCCCAAGGTCTCGATTTCAGCACGCTGGACTACAACCTCTGGCACTTTACGAATTCCCGCAGCGGCGATGCCGGTCACAATAACAACGGTGGCACGACATCACTGGCATTCAACTACGAGGGGCTGTTCCAGAACAATTACTCCGACCCCGTTGAATACCCCACCGCGACGGCCCGTCGCGACGGACAAGCTGTCAACCAGACGTACAACTTCCCCGGTGGGGCAAAAGGCGAAGTCCTTAGTAAGGAATTCTCGCTGGCGAATTATTCGTCCAACGATTTGCCGACGCTGTACTTCACCTACCTGATCGAAGCTGACGGTGGTGGATCGACCGATGCGTTACGTGTCTTTGTCGTCGAGCCTGACGGAACCCAACATGCCGTCGCGCTCAATACGACCGTGACACGTCCGGGCTCGAACGACCCCGCCTCGATCGGTGGTCCAGATGATGAGTTCGATGACCCACCATTGAACGCACCGTACAACGACACCATCGACGTCGACAAGCAACAACTGTTCGACAACACCGACACTTGGCGTCAGGCCCGTGTGCCGTTGTCCGAGTTCGCGGGCCTCGAAGGTCTGCGTCTGTTGATCGAGTTCTCGACCGCCGGTCGGATCGACACCGGTTCGACTTCGATCCAAGCCGTCGCCGGTTCTGATCTGGTCGAAGGTCAAAGCATTCGTGTCAGCGGCGAAACCTTCGAAGTGAACTTCCCGCCGACCTTGGTCGCCCCCGCCGGGGCAGAAATTGCCGCGGCCTACGCTGCCGACGCCTCGGCACGTGCCGAGTTTGTCCTCGACGGACAAACGTACGTGCTCGATGACGGAACTCGAACGATCGATGGCAGCCCCTCTGACCCGATGGATCCGCTCTCGCCACCGAACGAAATTGCGATCGACTTGGGTGCGGCCGGAACGATCAGCCAGTTGTCATCGGCGGACGTCGCGAACTTGATTCGGGATGCCGTGTCGGCGATGCCACCGGCAGTGACGATGACGTACAACTTCGTCGCCAATGGAAACTCGATCGAGTTTGGAAACGCCGACGAGCTGTCATCGGTCTCGTCGACTTTGTTGGACGTTCGCAACGTTTCGTCGACGACGGCGAACGCGATCAATGTTCGTGCGGCGATGTCAGCCGATGAAGTGGCTCAGGCGATCCGCACGGCATTGCTGACGCGATTCATCCCGGCTGCCATCAGCACCGGGACGCCGAACTACATTCCCGTCGACGGGGCGATGGTGTCGCTACCGGGATTCAACCTGTCAGACTCGGGACCGTTCGTGAACGCGTCACAGCGTTACGTCGACCAATATGGCGCGACCCCGGTCGCCGGATCTCGCAACAACGAGTTTAACGGCGTTTACCTGGACGACTTTATCATCGGCTTGGCCGAACGCGGCGAACAAGTCGTCGACGATCGTCCCGCGGGATCGGGCATTGACACTTCGTTTGTCACCGACACTCGATTTACGTTCCCCGAACCCAACGACCCACTGAGCGATCTGGTCACCGGTTCCTACCAAGTCGAGATCCGCGACTCGAGTGAGTACATCACCAGTGTCAACGGATTGCAGTTCCGTGAGTTCAACAGCAACGAACGCTTAAGCGACGGGATCACTTTGGAAGCACGTTCGGCGGATCAAATCGTCGACGGCCAAATGTTCTCAATCACCGACGGACGTGCGACAGTCGAATTCGAATTTGACTTTGACGGATCGGTGACCCCAGGTCGTGTCCGCGTCCCGGTATCGCTGAGCGTCGTCGACGAAGACACCGGGTTGCCCCGTCCGCAAACGGCAACACAAGTGGCCAGCAGCATCATCGACGCGATCAACCGCAGCGATGTCCGAAGCGTCTTGGACGTTCAAGCCACACCGAGTACCGGCTTCAATACCGAAGTCGTCCCACCGACTGGAATCGACGCGACCGTTCGAATCGATTCGCGCATCAACTTGGTGGGTAACGTGCTGGTGTCCAATGAAGACCAAGCTTTGGCCGCCGTCGATCAGTCTCGACTGCGTGGTGACAGCAACCGAGATCGCGACGCACAAGGCGTGATCATGGTTGAAAACAGCCGCTTCCTGTTCAACTCCGAATACGGAATCTCGCTGCAACATGACGCGACGGCAGTGGTCGCGGGTAACGAGACCGACTCGATCGTGCGGTACCCACGTAACCTCGTCGAACTAAACTCGGAAAACTACGTTCCCGGTGTGGTCGTCCAAAGCAACATCGTGGCCTTCAACGGCACCGGTGGAATCCAAATCGATGGATTGGACATCACGCTCAACGAAACCAACTCTGACCCGGTGAATATCGACCGTATCGTTAATAACACGATCATCGGCGGTTCGATCACCGCGGGAACCAGTGCTCCCTCGGACACCTTCGCCGGACTGTTGTTCGATCAAGGTTTGATCTCGTTCGCAGACGCCGTCGTCGATTACTCACCCGATGCCGGCGGAACACCTCCGACCCTCACGCACCAGACGCCAGATTCGGCACTCGGGGCGCCAGACGGAAACGGACGCGGCAACGAACCTGTCGATGGCCAAACGGCAGTCTCGCTCGGCTTGGGCGGATCACTGACCGTGCAATTCACCGATAACTACTTGACCGGTGATGGGACCGCGGCGGGCGACTTGGTCGTCTTCGAAACCGGGGCGATCGAATCGGTACTCGTTGAAATCAGCCGTGACGGATTGAGCTTTACCGACGTGGGAATCATCGGCGGCTTGTCCAACCAAATCGACATCGACCAGTTTGGCTTCGGACCAAATGATCGCTTCGCCTTTGTTCGCCTAACCGACCTTCGTCAGGGCGATGAAGAGGGCAGTGCCCTGGGTGCGGACATCGATGCGATCGGTGCGATCAGCAGTGCCCCCGTCGATCAATACACTGCCGGCGGAGTCGGCATCAGCATCAACGGTGGTTCGTCGCCGACGCTGCTGAACAATGTGATCGCAAACACCGAAACCGGGATCACGCTGAGTGGTGACAACGGCGGATTCATTTCCGGCGGAAACTCGTTCTACAAGAACACGAACAACGCGGATGCGGGTGTCGACCTCGGACAACTCGCCCAAGTGTTGACCGATTCGGAAGCCGTCTTCGTCGACCCCGCTAACTTCGTCTTCGCTCCCGCGTCCGGCTCGCGGATCATCGACAGCTCAATCGATTCGCTGCCCGATCGTCCGAGCTTGACGACGGTTCGCAATTCGGTCGGCATCGCACCGTCACCGGTGCTTGCCCCAGTCTTGGACGTCAACGGCCAAGTCCGTGTCGACGACCCGAGTGTCGAACCTCCGAGCGGTCTTGGTGACCGGGTCTTCAAAGATCGCGGCGGATTTGATCGTGGCGACATGGAAGGGCCTCGGGTCACGCTGTTGCAACCCTACGCCCCCGGCATCGGACTTGACGCCGGACGTGCCACCGTCGCCGGTACGCGTCCCGATGCGTTTGAAATCCAACTGATCGATGGGCTGGCTCCTTCAGACAACGTTCCCGGAACCGGTATCGATGACGGCAGCGTCTCGACCAGTTCTTTGATCTTGTTCAAAGACGGCGAACCGTTGGTCGAAGGCACACACTATCGATTTGCATACAACCCTTCGACGAATGTTATTCGTTTGACGCCGATCGCTGGATCTTGGGAAGACAACTCGACCTACCTGATCCGTATGATCGACGCCAGCGACGCGATCGTCCAAGCGGGCGATGGTGTAGTCTACCCAGACGGAGCCAAGCTGACGGTCGTCGATAGCTTGAATCAACCGACCGTCTTTGAGTACGAAACCGGCTTGATCGTCGACTTCTTGGCCGGGTTGAATGCGACGACCGCCGACGGCGTGACGTTGGAATTGTTTGACGGGGCTCGAACACGGTCTTACCAATTCGATTCCAACAATTCGGTTACCGGCGGAGCTTTCCCGGTCACCATTCCGGCCGCCGGAACGACCGCCGACTTTGTCGCCTTGATGGCCGACGCGATCAACGCAGATACGGTACTGTCCTTTACGGCTCGGGCGTCGGGTGAAACATTGCAACTGGTCGGCGGCACTCCCTTGTCGACGGTCACTAGCACAAGCGGCGCACTGCAAGTCAGTGGCAGCATCGGAACGGAAACCGGATTCGGATTCCAAATTCCGGCGATCCCCGGTAGCTCGATCGCCGACGTTGCCGACGGGCAATCGATTCAGATCAGCCTTGGCTCGGTCAACGTGATCGACTTTGAATTCGACGTCGACGGCTTGTTGGTCAACCAAGACGCGGTCCCGGTTTCGATCGACCTCAACGATACCCTCGACGAGGTAGCCAACGCGTTGGTGCGAGCGATCGGAGGCACGACGCTTGGCTTGGCTCCCGAGAACGCTGGATTTGGGCGAGTCTTCCTGGGCGGCGACACGACTTACTCGGTCGACGTGTCCAACTCGACTGCGACACAAATCGCCCTGCCAGGTCAAGGCCCGACAGTCCCGATCAACATTCCGATCGACCTCAGCGACGAAGAGATTGCGGAGCTGATCAAGCAGACCATCGACGCGCAAAACCTGACCGGTGTTAGCACCTCAGTCGTCGATGTCCGTGTCTTCCTAGAAGGCACCGGCGGAGTCAGTGGATTCGGTGCGGTGGACCGAGTAGTCGTGCAAGACCAGGTCGGCAACCAACTGCAACCGAACCAAGCAGACGGCCGAACCGAGCTGACGATCTTTATCGGCACCGGTTACGACTACGGTGATGCCCCGGCACCTTACACCAGCTCGATGGATGACGGCGGTCCACGACACGCCGTCGACCCGGCATTGGGCTTGGGAGCGACGGTGACTGCCGAAGCCGACGCGGAACTTCCCAACGCAGATTCGAGCGACGACGGGATTACGCTCCCGGCATCGTTCCAAGCAGGGTTCTCGTTCCCCGTCGGAATCTTCGTTCGTAACGACGATGCCGGTTCAACGGGCGACCTACCGGTTTACGTCGACGCTTGGTTCGATTGGAACCAGAACGGCCAATTCGAAGTCAACGAACGCTACCGGTTCGGAACCGCAGGCACCGGCCTAACACCGGAACTGTTCAACAACACCACGACGTCGGTCTTGATCGACGTCCCAGCTTCGGCCCTGTCTGGTTCGACCTATGCTCGGTTCCGATTGAGCGAACAGTCGACGCTAGGCCCCAACGGCGATGCGACCAGCGGTGAAGTGGAAGACTACGAAATCTTCGTTGGCACTAATCCATATACCAACGCGAGCAACCGCTACGACGCCAACGACAGTGGCAACGTGACACCGATCGATGCGTTGCAAATCATCAACTCGATCGCTCGTAACGCTGGCGGCACCGTCTCGGTGAACCTGCAGACGACGCCCGTGGCAACGCCGATCTACCCAGACGTCAACGGCGACGGCATCATGTCTGCGACCGATGCGTTGGCCGTGATTAATGAACTGGCACGCATGAATGCGACCGCCAGTGGTGAGGGCGAAGGTTTGTCGGGATCGTTTGTTTCGGCCGCTCCTGGGGTGTTCGCCAGTGCATCGACCGCCGCCGGTGACGTGTTGATCCAACAGTCCGCGACGTTGCCGTCCGACACCGACGATGACGAAACCAACGGTGACGAACTCCTGGTCGGTCCGAGTCTGATGGCATCCGACTCGAACGACAACTCCAGCGTGTTCGACCTGCCCGAAGTCATCGAACTCGATTCGATTGTCGACGACTTGGCCAAGGACAAAGCCGACGCGGAAGGATCGAAGTCACTCGAGAGCGGACTCGACGATTTCTTTGCTTCCCTGTAAGGCGATGATTTGACGTCAACAACAGCCGCGAGCATATCTCGCGGCGTTGTTCCGCTACCCCAAATCAGATTCATACGAAGCACTAGGAAAGCCGTTACAAGTAGAAACCGATGCGGACAGATCGGTTAAAGAACGTATGATTGAGTAGACGTCTTTGCAAGATTCGCGAAGGACTGACTAGCATCCAAGGTGAACGCCCTAGCGGCGTTTGAATTCCAGCAGGCAATGCAGCCATGCGATCGGCATTACACAGCCGACTGCGGCGGTCGACGCCCGCCCACACCACTCGCGATGACACACCGTTTGCCCAATCGAAACGTGACTGAACGAATCGCCCCGCATTCTGAGCCGCCAAACGCCCCATACCCGAGACGGATATCGGGGACATCGACTCGATCGGCTTCCCGGCAGCAACGCCGGTCGCGGCGACTCTCTCTCGAGCGGTTTGAGTCGCGTCAATTGATGGCCGCAGACGTCCCTTTCGGTGCGACACCGGTCGATACCGGCGAATTTTTACTGGGGACCATCACAGTCACACCCGTTTTCTTCGAAAGTGATGGATCGATCGATTCAAACACCGAGGACTGGACCGCTCAAGAAATCGACGCCACGCTGGCAAAAATCGAAGACAGTGTTCAATGGTGGGCCGATCTGCTAGCGACGAAAACTTCGGTTCACACCTTGGACTTCGTCGTCGACGAAACCTACGCAAGGAACCCGGTGCAGACGGGGTATGAACCGATCACACGGACCAGCGATACGTTTCAGCGATACGTGGGTAGCTGGCTGACCGGACTGGGCTATGGCGACGCACCGTCGATTGAACGAGCCGTCCACCTATTCAACGACTCCCAGCGTCAATCCTATCAGACCGATTGGGCATTCACGGTTTTCGTCGTGGACTCTTCCAACGATGCCGATGGGTTCTTCGCCGATGGCGGGTTCCTGGGCGCTTTCGCCTACCCGGGCGGACTGTTCATGGTGATCCCCAGTGAGCGTCCCACATCGACCTACAGCCATGAAATGGGACACATCTTCTGGGCCCGTGACCAATACCCCGGTGCGGGAAGCTGGACCGATCAGCGAGGATACTACAACGCACAAAACTATAACGCCGCTGATAATCCGACTCCTGGATTCGTCCAACAAGATAGCATCATGCGCGGGGGCTCAGCCTCGGTCAATGCATTCAACCAACTGGTGACCGAACCGTCTGCGCTCGCGATGGTTGGATGGCAGGACAGCGACGGCGATGGCATCTTTGACGTCGCCGATGTTCCGCTGACGATCGATGCGATTGCCGCATTTGACGCCGAAAATCAGACATTTGACGTTACCGGTTCGGCAGCGGTCGACACCCTAGCCAATCGGAACAGCGCGGGAATGCAAAGCGATATCACGCTCGCCCGAATCCGTGAATTGGAGTACCGCCTTGATGGTGGTGCCTGGCAGACGGCGCTAATCGCCGATGATACCGAGATCACGTTCGACTTGGACATCGACGCCGCAGGGGCAAGCACGCTCGATTTTCGTGCGATCGACACATCGACGGGAATCACGAGCGAAATCCTAAGTGCTAGCACCCTGATTCCCGCGTTTTCCGGACTGGGCGGCGTCTATGCCTTTCTTGATACCAACGAGAACGGACGACGCGACGAAGGCGAAAGCCTATTCACAAACGGAACACTCAATCTCAAACGCTCCGACGGCAGTTCGCTTAGCTACCAAGCATTCGACGCGGCGACACTACCTGCGGGCAACGTCGCGAGCCAAGGTGGCGTGACGCTCTCGGCAGTCGGTGACGACACCGATGGTCAGATCGCGGTCCGAACGTCGACAACCGATTTGTCGGGCGTTTCTGTTTTTCAGTTCTTTGACACCGACCGCGGCGTCTGGAAAGACGCCTTCGGTGCCGATCAACAACTGCAAGTGTCCGGTGACCAAACGGTTGGTGCAGTCGTCGTTGACTTTCGGGCAACCGACACCGGCGGCTATGGCTACGAAAGTGGAAGCTACGCCCGCGTCGAAGCCTATGACAGTGCGGGCAATCTAATCGAACGCGTTACCAGTCCGTTAATCATGGCCGGTGAAACGGGACGAGTCAGCCTGCACCATTCCACCGGACAAATCGCCAAAGTTCTCATCTTTGGACATGCCGAAACAGAAATTCTTGTCGAGTCCATCCAGTTCGGCACCGAATCGATTGCCGAAACTGAAGGTGATGGGCTGCTGGCAATCGATGGGCTGGCGGTAGGGCAGTACCAATTGGAAACAACCGCCGACAATCTGATCTATCAATTCAGTTCGACGACCATCCCTCTCGAGCTTAATGAATCGATGAATTCGGTTGCTCTACCCGTCATCCAAGTGGATAGCCCGCGTTTCAATCAAACGCTCCCTGGGGATACCAACGGTGATGGGATGGTTTCGGTCCGCGATGCGCTGGTGGTCATCAACGACATTGCCCGACTTGGTAATCGAACTCTTGGTCCTGACGAACTTTCTGGATTCGACGTCGACGTCAACAACGACGGTGTCGTGTCCCCGATCGACGCGCTGCGTGTCATCAATCTGTTGTCAATTGCCAGGACGGAAGGTGAAATCGCCGAGGGCGAATCCGTTTCGTCGGCCGATTCCACGATGAGCAGTCAGGCAGTGGACGATTACTTTGCTTCATCGGCAAGCTTGCATACGACCTCCGCTTCATCCAATCCACTGGCCGTCTGTAGCGTTGATTGGCCGGACGAGACGCTCGACTCGTCAAAACTTTTCTAATCGAGTACTTCGGTGTGATTTCATGGATCGCCAGTGGATTTAGCCACGGAGTCGGTCCATTAACCGTGGTTTTCTCCGTCGTCTGATCGTTCCCACCGGAGAATTTAGTCGAATCGAAGCACTCTTTTTTCGGTCGGGCCCAAACGTTTAGCGAGTTCCGCGATGTCCCGCTCCGTCAGGCTCGCGGCTGATCTCACACTCGATTTCTCGGGACCGCTTGTCTGCTTCGGGCGAGAAACGCCTACTCCGTAGCTCATCATTGAGCGAAATGTGGAACTCTGCGGGCAAACCGACATCGGACGCAAGTGAGGGCTACCCCTCATCCGATAGCTTCTTTCGAGCAGATGCCTCAAAGATCACCGGCGAGCGTTTCTAACGGCGTTTTACGGTGTTTTCGGCAGGATTATGCAGCAGTCCCCCACAAACTCTGCCTCGTTGCGGTCGCTTTGCGAACTGATTTAATCGGAATATCTGGAACTCTGAGGGTTGAGCGACATCTAACCCGAACGGAACGGTCCAATTTCCCACGCAACCAGAACGTTGATAAAGCGGGCGAGGGAGATAATATAGGGCCAATATTCAGGCTGGCTAATTTTTGCGGCCCCGGTTTCCAAGGAATGCGGGGTCCCCGTCAGTCGAATACGACCTCCTCGACCTGCCACGCGACCGAGTCCCGAGTCCCCGGCTAACACGTTCTACTTCATCTCTCCGGATTTCCAGATGAAAAGCCTGCGTCAGTTGCTCCGCCGTCAGAAAGCCCAGAGTGCGGAACGATCTCACAAAACCCGCGCCGCCCGCAATGGCATT from Roseiconus lacunae encodes:
- a CDS encoding dockerin type I domain-containing protein; the protein is MAADVPFGATPVDTGEFLLGTITVTPVFFESDGSIDSNTEDWTAQEIDATLAKIEDSVQWWADLLATKTSVHTLDFVVDETYARNPVQTGYEPITRTSDTFQRYVGSWLTGLGYGDAPSIERAVHLFNDSQRQSYQTDWAFTVFVVDSSNDADGFFADGGFLGAFAYPGGLFMVIPSERPTSTYSHEMGHIFWARDQYPGAGSWTDQRGYYNAQNYNAADNPTPGFVQQDSIMRGGSASVNAFNQLVTEPSALAMVGWQDSDGDGIFDVADVPLTIDAIAAFDAENQTFDVTGSAAVDTLANRNSAGMQSDITLARIRELEYRLDGGAWQTALIADDTEITFDLDIDAAGASTLDFRAIDTSTGITSEILSASTLIPAFSGLGGVYAFLDTNENGRRDEGESLFTNGTLNLKRSDGSSLSYQAFDAATLPAGNVASQGGVTLSAVGDDTDGQIAVRTSTTDLSGVSVFQFFDTDRGVWKDAFGADQQLQVSGDQTVGAVVVDFRATDTGGYGYESGSYARVEAYDSAGNLIERVTSPLIMAGETGRVSLHHSTGQIAKVLIFGHAETEILVESIQFGTESIAETEGDGLLAIDGLAVGQYQLETTADNLIYQFSSTTIPLELNESMNSVALPVIQVDSPRFNQTLPGDTNGDGMVSVRDALVVINDIARLGNRTLGPDELSGFDVDVNNDGVVSPIDALRVINLLSIARTEGEIAEGESVSSADSTMSSQAVDDYFASSASLHTTSASSNPLAVCSVDWPDETLDSSKLF